From Homalodisca vitripennis isolate AUS2020 chromosome 1, UT_GWSS_2.1, whole genome shotgun sequence, the proteins below share one genomic window:
- the LOC124353144 gene encoding uncharacterized protein LOC124353144 encodes MLSLAQHQNTLVSLDHGYVVTSEDVTSCPVSPLIEIPNIQEQAPRNSSPAAFLTELQNQKPDIIFLLKLYKRTVHQTAVYFLTMIWMIPLMYPRRVQKVKYLLVMSLRYHNLQQLIQIPYLQPYQININLFPTVILIQMMT; translated from the exons ATGCTTTCATTGGCACAACATCAGAACACATTAGTAAGTCTTGATCATGGCTATGTTGTTACTTCAGAAGATGTAACAAGTTGCCCAGTGTCTCCATTAATAGAGATTCCTAACATTCAGGAACAAGCACCCAGGAACAGCAGCCCTGCGGCTTTTCTAACTGAATTACAG AACCAGAAACCGGACATCATCTTCCTGCTGAAATTGTACAAGAGGACTGTTCATCAAACAGCAGTTTATTTTCTGACAATGATCTGGATGATCCCACTTATGTACCCCAGGAGAGTTCAGAAAGTGAAATATCTTTTAGTGATGTCATTGAGATATCACAACCTACAACAGTTGATACAAATACCGTACCTACAGCCGTATCAAATCAATATAAACTTGTTCCCTACAGTGATTCTGATTCAAATGATGACATGA